The DNA segment CAACATCCGTATCCGTGGTCTTGTCCGGTTCCCCAAAAGTTTCTTGCACCGCATCGGTGGTCGTTTCACCGACAACGATATTGCTGTCCGGGATTTTTCCTTGTTTGGCTAAGTTGAATATGTTGTCCAAAGCTGCTTCCGGCTCCTGGACCTCTTCATTTTCATGCCCCGATGATGGATTCTTTGGTTGTTGGTCTGCTTGTTTATCATTTGTATTATCACCCAATGAACGGATGAAAAAGAAAGCCGCCCCAAGAGCGATGATAGCAATGCTGATTATAATGGTGATGCGCTTGTTCATAGTAATTCCTTCCTTCGCGAATAGTCATTCCATAATTCGGTTGCAGTGTTATTTCCAATTTATATCTCCACTCCCCAAAATGAATAATAACATTTTAATATGTAAGATCCACCTGAAAAATCCGACCCTTCCTTTATGCCACGATCTGGCCCCTTTAACAGAAGGGCGCGTTATTCGATAAACGAGCGCTATGGAATAACTGTAAAGCTAATGAAGCTTTTTTAAAAGCTTCGTTTCCCTGCCCAAGCTCCTTGCATTTTACTTAGGAATACAATTTGTCCAATATGATATGCGTCGTGCATTGCTAAACTCTTCAGTTCAAGCACTAATGAATTATCTTCTCCTGGGATCTGTCTATACAAATCTTCATGTTCTGATTTTGCTAGTATTTTTCCAAGTTCACGATGAACATAAAAGTATTCTTGTTTTGTTTCCTTCCAATTTTCTAACGTCTCAGTTGGTAATCGAAATGTAGATTTATTATTTTCTGCCTGGGGTTCATTCGCTGTTTCACCAAGAAATCGCATCAGAAATCTTTTTTCATAGAAAAGTAAATGACAAACTAATTCCCAAATGGAATTCATTGCCCCATCAGCTGGTTTCCAAATTGCCTGTTCAAAAGTGATATTCTCTAGCACTTTTTCAAGTGGTGGAAACCAGTCTTGTTCATCTAAGCAGCTTGCCCATTGTTGTAACAAAAGTGTCTTTACATCCATTTCCTATTCCCTCCAATTTAATCCCTTTAATAGATAATCCCTTTGGTCAAAATTCATTTGCGGCGTGTTGTTCTGGCATAACTTACAATTTCAAGATGAACCATCTAATTACCTTCCTTACTTCACAATACGATCTGGCTGGTTTGTTAAATAAACTCTTTCTTATTTGTAGTTATATTAGTCTAGCAGGTATTCCCAAAACTATTAATATAGTCTTGAAATTACATGCAAGTTAAGGAATCTGACAAAGGCACATTTCATATATTGATGTATTTAAATGGTGAGGGTTATATGAATGAGCTAACAGATCAGCCATTTACAACAGCTGAAAAATATCAAGAAAGTAAAGATGACTCCATGGTATCAACGGCTGGCCTTGATTTTAAGGGATTCTTGACTTGTATGGGTATAACGGGTATTGCCGCTAGTTTTATTTCTGGTGCATACGGTATTGCTTGCTATTTCACAGCAGGAGTTGGGTGTTTGGCTTGTTTAGCAGCTGTAGTAGGCTATGACATTGGAGCAGTTGGTGGTTGTGCGGTAGCAAACTGGAATTAATTAAGGGGGAAGTTTTATGAGATTTGTGTGTAAAAAATTGATTATAAGTACTATTATCTTAATATTAACTATTGCCTTTCTACCAAACAATAGTTTTGCTAGTCCAGATCTTTCTAAAAATATAAATAAATATAGAAGGTCAAGCTGAAAATTTTACAGAGGTATCTAACCCTGGACAATTAAAAAAGTTTAAGAAAATGTTCCAAAAGAAAATTGATCAAGGTAATGTAAATGTACATACCAGTGACTTAGAGTATGGAAACGCTAAATTATTTAAAGTTAACGAAAGTGATATTCACACTTTAGTAGTGCCAGTTGTAATAGAATGAAATGAACGGCAGTTTTTTTGTGAAACGTTTCTGCCAAGTTGTAGGGGGAGTATGGTAAAAGCGTTTGCCACAAAACAAAAATTCATGATTGCTTTCTTTCCAAAGGTCTTCAAACTCTTTTTCATATACACGATTTATTTAAAATATGTAAAAGAAGGACTTTGAATTTCAGATCACGGAGACAATTTACATAAGTATTCTTCATCAAAATGGGCTGAAGTTAAACAACTACATACTTTAAACCTGCATGCTTCATAACTTTTAGAATAATATACACTAAACAGTGGAAAGGAAGTGTACATTATGTCTTATGAAGGGTCTTTTAGAAAACGTGTGGATCGAAAATTAGACCAAATTATTGAGGGACGAGAGGATTTCGATTTTTTTACGTGCTCAGCTGGTTTACGCTACCCTCCCCTAAAGGTACAAGAGGAGGATAAGAAACAAGCTAGAATTTTACTTGATCTCTATGCAGGTGCGATCAGTGAATTTACCGCGGTCAATTCGTTTCGTTATCAATTTCTTGTATCAGAGGATGAAAGTCCAATCTTTAGTCGATTACTTGAATGTGTTACGTTAAATGAAGAATTTCATGTTCGAACGTTAGCAAGATTGATTGATGAACTGGGTGGCAACCCAAAATACTTTGATTCAAATAAAACATTCTGGGACGGATCTCTGGCTATTTACGGGACGAATGTGAAAGACCGGCTTCAAGGTAATATTGATGCGGAAAAAGCCATTATTCAGCTATATGAAGATACAGTTGACCAACTGACTGATCCCTTTGTCATAGACTTAGTGGAACGATTAGGCCTGGATGATGTCTTCCATCTACAACTTTTTCAGGAAGCATTACGCCGGTTCAAGCAAGACTAACGTCAATAGCCAGCTTTTTGGTGATATTTCTCAGAATTGGGGTTAGTCCTTAACGAACGTAGTACTTTCCTATGTATTTACTAAAAAACAACTTCTGGAGTGATCAGGATAAATCCTCCGGAAGTTGTTTTTTACAACAATTAATAAGAATACAACGGAATTTCTCGTTAATTCTTAACAGAACTTTTTGTCGTCAAACATTGCTGCGCCAACAATGATAAGCAAGATAAACAGTACAACGATTAGCGCAAAGTCATTACCGCCTTTTTTATAACCATAGCCGCCGTAGCCGCCAAAACCACCACATCCAAAGCCCATATCTATCCCTCCCTTTTCGAGGTTTTACATTAATATTATATGAACACCTTATGGAATTGTTTAGACCTAAGCCTTCATAAAAGAAAATTGGGTGAGAATACGCCTGGGGAATTTGTATATATTTTTGTAATATTCGGTAAAAAGTTTGTAATATATGTTACAATACAAAGTGCATGTACTATGCACAGAATGAGTAATACCTAGTATTGGGGTGATTACTGTGACTCCGTTTGAAGCGATAAGCATAATGTTGAGCTTAGGTATGCTGATAGCGTTTCTTAATCAAAGAGGACGGTAATGCTTAATTTAAACTCATTCTGTATCCAAGGTGTTGGGGCGCCTTGTTTTTTATTTTTTTGATAGTAGGATCTTATCTTTGTTTCTACTCCCATCAACTCACTATAAAGGTTGTCTATCTGTATACTAATATTAATGCAATACATACCCGGTTTTCGAGTTAAGTTGAATATGAAGTGGGGTAAAAATTATCCCACTTCATCAAACTCGTAAAAGTCGTAGATGAAAAGAAATTCTTAAAGATTATTAACGTGGCAGATATTGACCGGTACGTTAAAAAGTTAACAGCTCATAAGTTTCTTCAGTTATTTATCATTGCCCAGTTGAATGAACTGGATAGGCTAAAAAGGCTCTCGACAATTAAGAATAGATTTATGCAACGCTAAGGTTGTATTGTAAACAAATTGCTTAGCAATAGAAGCAATGAAACTGGTCCTTGCAAATATGTGTACTAAACAACAAAGCCGATGATCCCTAAGGATCATCGGCTTTGTTGTTTCAATATATTTTTATTATATATAAAATGTAGTTGATACCCTATTTAATAATAGTAAGGGTAATAGTAGGGGTAGCGAAATAGTCTTCTGAAAAAACGATAGGGGAAACGACGTCGACGGTATCGACGATATCTTCGGTAACCATTATATCCATCGTCGTAGTCGTAATCGTCGTAATCGTTGTAATCATTCCAATAGCCAAATTGCCTATTTACTTTGGATCCATCCACCTCTTCAGGAACCAACATTTCTACGTTATTTTCGTCCATATTTGTAATAATACCTTCAACATGTGACCCGTCTGTCATTTGCCCCATAACATGGTATTGCATATACTTTTTACATTTTTCTTTTATATCACCGTCCTGATATGCACCCTGAACCCCTGGGTGCATTTGATTTTCATATTGCATTCCGTGTACGTTATTATTATGCATTGAAAATTCCTCCTTTACCTCTTTAAGATATTCACCTAAAAGGGGGATGTGCATGTATGAATACTATTGGACTTCATTAATGCCGATTGTGGCCTCAATTAAATGTTCATGCTTAATTCAAGTTGCCAACAACTAGTGGTAAGTATTATACTCTATATTACAAAAAGATGGTGAAAATAAAGGGGAGGGTGGGGTATATGGTCAAGGATCAGCAAATTTTGGCTTTAATTAGAGAAAATCCATTTATTTCTCAGCAAGAATTATCAAAAAAACTTGGCCTTTCCAGATCAGCGGTGGCCGGATATATATCCACTTTAACGAAAAAAGGGGAAATCGTTGGCCGCGCATACATAGTAAAAGAAGAATCACGCATCACTTGTATTGGTGGAGCAAATATAGATCGGAAGTCACAAACGATGAAGCCGATCCAATATGGCACTTCCAACCCTGCATCCGTTAAACAGTCCAGCGGAGGGATATCCCGGAATGTGGCAGAGAATCTGGGCAGGCTAGGATGCGAAGCCTCATTAATTACTCTAATCGGTGATGACCAGGAAGGAAAATGGCTGTTGGAGGAAACTAAGCGCTACGGAGTAGATGTGAGCCAATGCTTGGCAATGAACAAGGAAAAGACGGGAAGTTATACATCTATTTTTAGTGATACGGGTGAGATGATCCTGGCTGTAGCTGATATGCAAATTTATGACGAGTTCAGCATTGAATTCATGGAAGCACGTTGGTCGCATATAGCATCATCTCATATCATATTCGCCGATTCTAATCTGCCAGAAGACTCCCTGGATTATCTCATTGGAAGGTGTGAAAAAGAGCAGCTAACCTTATGTGTTAACCCTGTTTCAGCACCAAAAGCGAGAAGGCTCCCATCTAATTTACATGGTGTAGATCTACTGATTGCGAATCGTGATGAAGCGTCGGCAGTGTCGGGAACGGAGATTGTAACAGTTGAAGACTGCAAACAAGCATCCGAGCTAATCACACAAAGAGGTGTAAATCAGGTTATGATCACAATGGGCAAACAGGGAGTATTGTGGACAGCTCATGATGGAAGACAGGAGCATCTTCTTCCATTACAGACTGATATTCTAGATAGCACAGGAGTAGAGGAATCCTTAGTAAGCGGCATTTTATTCGGCTTGAGTCATGGTGATTCTTTTGAACAGGCTGTACGTTTGGGGATGGCAGCGTCAGCTATCACATGGCAAACATCGGAGACAAATGCTGATTTGACAGCAGATCAACTTTATTCACTTGTTGAGAAATGTTTTGAATAATTTAGAAAAGAATGAAGAAACAGCCGATATTTCCTACTTCAAGGAAGTATCGGTTTTTTTGTCGTCCAGGAAATTATAAAAATATTTGCATGTGGATAAGCTTACATGAAGTTAGCCACATCCAGCTCCAGCACCCAGACACTCGAGACATAAGTCAATCGCCTTCGTGGAGAAACACCACTCCACTGCACCGCTTGTCTTATGCTTGTCGTGTCTACCGGGGCGCTTGCGCTTTTGTTCTGAGGAAAAGATTATTTAGTATTTACTAACAATTGTCCTTATGGTAAACTTTTGTTTTAAATTAAATTGAGATTTAAATAAAAAGACTACACATGACTTATGCTGGTAAAGTTACTGTCGATATCTAAGAAATGAAAGGGGAAAAATCAATGAGAAAGGTCTACTTATATCCCTCGTTGGTAGTTATTGGAGCTTGTAGCTACGGTATAGTTTCAACCATTATAAAACTGGCCATGCGTGGGGGTTTTTCAGCCTCCCAAGCTGTCACAAGCCAGTTTGTTTTCGGATTTACTATAGCCGTTTGTATTTTTGTTATCCAAAAGAAAAAATTGAATGTACGTGATCTTAAAAATATTATTCCAGCAGGTATTCTAACAGGACTGACAAATATTTCGTATGGACTTTCATTAAATTATTTACCTGCTTCTTTGGCCGTCGTGCTCTTATTTCAATTTACGTGGATAGGTATGTTAATCTCATGCATTGCAAAACGGCAATTTCCGAGAAGGATAGAATATATCTCCCTATCTCTATTGTTTGTAGGAACCATATCGGCAGCTGGTTTAGTTGGTGTCGATTTATCGACAATAGCGATTCAAGGTTGGTTGTGGGGATTGGTAGCAGCCCTTTGCTATTCCCTATTCTTATTTTTTAATGGCAGATCAAATGCAAAGATGACAACTTCTAATCGTTTAGTATTGGTTTCTTTTTTTGCCTTTATAACAACGGTTGTCTTTCAGTCTCCACAAATAATTTGG comes from the Halobacillus shinanisalinarum genome and includes:
- a CDS encoding DinB family protein: MDVKTLLLQQWASCLDEQDWFPPLEKVLENITFEQAIWKPADGAMNSIWELVCHLLFYEKRFLMRFLGETANEPQAENNKSTFRLPTETLENWKETKQEYFYVHRELGKILAKSEHEDLYRQIPGEDNSLVLELKSLAMHDAYHIGQIVFLSKMQGAWAGKRSF
- a CDS encoding YjcZ family sporulation protein; this encodes MGFGCGGFGGYGGYGYKKGGNDFALIVVLFILLIIVGAAMFDDKKFC
- a CDS encoding carbohydrate kinase translates to MVKDQQILALIRENPFISQQELSKKLGLSRSAVAGYISTLTKKGEIVGRAYIVKEESRITCIGGANIDRKSQTMKPIQYGTSNPASVKQSSGGISRNVAENLGRLGCEASLITLIGDDQEGKWLLEETKRYGVDVSQCLAMNKEKTGSYTSIFSDTGEMILAVADMQIYDEFSIEFMEARWSHIASSHIIFADSNLPEDSLDYLIGRCEKEQLTLCVNPVSAPKARRLPSNLHGVDLLIANRDEASAVSGTEIVTVEDCKQASELITQRGVNQVMITMGKQGVLWTAHDGRQEHLLPLQTDILDSTGVEESLVSGILFGLSHGDSFEQAVRLGMAASAITWQTSETNADLTADQLYSLVEKCFE
- a CDS encoding ferritin family protein, with the translated sequence MSYEGSFRKRVDRKLDQIIEGREDFDFFTCSAGLRYPPLKVQEEDKKQARILLDLYAGAISEFTAVNSFRYQFLVSEDESPIFSRLLECVTLNEEFHVRTLARLIDELGGNPKYFDSNKTFWDGSLAIYGTNVKDRLQGNIDAEKAIIQLYEDTVDQLTDPFVIDLVERLGLDDVFHLQLFQEALRRFKQD
- a CDS encoding EamA family transporter, with translation MRKVYLYPSLVVIGACSYGIVSTIIKLAMRGGFSASQAVTSQFVFGFTIAVCIFVIQKKKLNVRDLKNIIPAGILTGLTNISYGLSLNYLPASLAVVLLFQFTWIGMLISCIAKRQFPRRIEYISLSLLFVGTISAAGLVGVDLSTIAIQGWLWGLVAALCYSLFLFFNGRSNAKMTTSNRLVLVSFFAFITTVVFQSPQIIWDGTLFGEGLWIYGLALGLFGMVVPVFLFSIAIPKVGLGTSSILSAVELPIAMFVSVMLLNETVSVPQMMGVLIIIVGMCAPTLSQNILLGKSKKNVVHEV
- a CDS encoding DUF4372 domain-containing protein; this translates as MKLVKVVDEKKFLKIINVADIDRYVKKLTAHKFLQLFIIAQLNELDRLKRLSTIKNRFMQR